A single window of Watersipora subatra chromosome 9, tzWatSuba1.1, whole genome shotgun sequence DNA harbors:
- the LOC137405269 gene encoding uncharacterized protein: MLQAKPDDIERDVTIHTINGSECVDIERYDHLMLRGYTTNTNAQISAYRRDHVSCKRDQIPDTSRAKRYQHLQKIAAEIPPKLDIPVGLLIGADHPEILQPLETRPAPSGSTGLPFGVRTLFGWTMGGGPSSNQKPGKYVFRTEMTTALINLLEQDFKDTSNDQQYISQDDLKFLEIMRTEITRNQNGNYVIPLPFKNKADLPYNRLQAESRLRGLVKKFKAEPSYHAEYRKFMNKLIEQGHVEKAPLSSEPGKVWYIPHFSVRHKQKKKLRVVMDASARFNGVSLNDRLLSGPDHMNSLIGILMRFRREPIAITCDIEQMFYNFKVKADHRDYLRFLWIDETLTQIEEFRLNVHLFGATSSPAVATFGLRKLADDHRTIHPAAASFLREEFYVDDGVTSVQTLEDAKDLIQGARAICTKGNIRLHKFISNNKEVLTSVPESERVESAQNLNLFKDQLPQERTLGMEWNVDTDTLRFNSPKIETQMTKRGVLSTIAQIYDPLGLISPIVFRGKRILQKVTAENTSWDQLLTPEVSKEWIGWLKDLTHLDSIAFQRCYKTGDVAAAELHHFSDASEAGYGACSYVRLKHTDSTVTCNLVFSKARVAPLKQPTTIPRLELQGAVTASKIASVVRKELKMEISKEVFWTDSLITLGYIRNENKRFHTYVTNRVTQIRNITEVEQWQHVRSKDNPADWASRGCSTKDFVEESTWTKGPDFLHEPCIQRYIKENSVNVTVDDHDKEVRMMKTFSAQTTINLASRYDRYSNMEQLVKSIAILKGCVRQKAWRQPEISVTDLENAEKFIVSQVQKLAYPKGEKEAGISSLSPFTEEGILRVGGRATNASNWSHDYKHPVIIPKHTHIARLIIAREHDKIQHLGYRSTLCAIREAGYWLVNGPGAVKKHLRDCILCKRLRKTPMKQQMGNLPKERLELTAPFTHVGMDVFGPFHVKDYRTERKRWGLVVTCLYSRAVHIEMLDQMTTDCLILALRNFMAIRGPVRTIICDNGTNFVGMKNEMERQLNLADKKVDDYLQRSRITMKFNPPKASHHGGVTERMIRSIRAVMNGLNVKYRMDSTTLRTVFSEVANVVNNRPLTGTVIEDPDEGIMTPNILLTGKEQLSAPPPGDFPEEDVYSRKRWIVTQAVTEAFWKAWKTEYLSLITQRQRWTAKVKNIKAGDVVLLWDDSVDRNDWKIGRVTNVKPGSDGLVRRAEVTLGNHMLDKKGKPIKPATRLIRSVNKLVLLVEA, encoded by the coding sequence ATGCTACAGGCAAAGCCAGACGACATAGAAAGAGATGTCACAATTCATACCATAAATGGATCAGAGTGTGTGGACATAGAGAGGTATGACCATCTAATGCTCAGAGGTTATACTACAAACACTAATGCGCAGATAAGTGCATACAGAAGAGACCATGTCTCTTGCAAACGCGACCAGATACCAGACACCAGCAGAGCCAAAAGGTACCAGCATCTCCAGAAAATTGCTGCCGAAATTCCTCCAAAACTTGATATACCAGTAGGACTACTGATCGGGGCAGATCATCCAGAAATTCTACAGCCGCTTGAGACGAGACCCGCTCCCTCAGGCTCTACAGGTCTTCCTTTCGGAGTCAGAACCCTTTTTGGTTGGACTATGGGTGGAGGACCTAGCAGCAATCAGAAACCAGGTAAGTATGTCTTCCGAACAGAAATGACAACAGCACTTATAAATCTGCTGGAACAAGACTTCAAGGACACCAGCAATGACCAACAATACATCTCACAAGACGACCTAAAGTTTTTGGAAATTATGCGAACAGAAATTACTCGCAATCAAAACGGAAACTATGTGATACCATTACCATTCAAGAATAAAGCAGATCTGCCATATAACAGATTGCAAGCAGAGAGCCGACTTCGAGGTCTGGTTAAGAAGTTTAAGGCTGAACCCAGCTACCATGCAGAATACAGGAAGTTCATGAATAAGCTTATTGAGCAAGGCCATGTTGAAAAAGCTCCTCTTTCATCGGAACCTGGCAAGGTGTGGTACATACCACACTTCAGTGTTCGACACAAGCAGAAGAAAAAGCTCCGAGTGGTGATGGATGCTAGCGCACGTTTTAATGGTGTTTCACTCAACGATAGACTGCTCAGTGGCCCGGATCATATGAATTCGCTGATCGGAATCTTGATGAGGTTTCGACGAGAACCGATAGCTATAACCTGCGACATAGAACAGATGTTCTATAATTTCAAAGTCAAAGCCGATCACAGGGACTACTTACGGTTCTTATGGATTGATGAAACACTGACGCAGATTGAGGAATTTCGTCTGAACGTGCACCTATTTGGCGCTACAAGTTCACCAGCGGTAGCAACATTTGGATTACGAAAGCTTGCAGACGACCATAGAACCATACACCCTGCAGCAGCTAGCTTTCTGAGAGAGGAATTTTACGTAGATGATGGTGTGACTAGTGTCCAAACATTGGAGGATGCCAAAGATCTCATCCAAGGAGCAAGGGCCATATGTACTAAAGGAAACATAAGGCTGCACAAGTTCATATCGAACAACAAAGAGGTCCTCACCTCTGTTCCCGAATCTGAAAGAGTAGAGTCCGCACAAAATCTCAACCTCTTTAAAGACCAATTACCGCAGGAACGAACGCTTGGCATGGAATGGAACGTCGACACAGATACACTTCGCTTCAATTCGCCAAAGATAGAAACACAGATGACCAAGAGAGGAGTGTTGTCAACCATCGCTCAAATCTATGACCCTTTAGGACTCATATCCCCAATAGTATTCAGAGGCAAGAGGATTCTACAGAAAGTCACCGCTGAAAACACATCATGGGATCAACTTCTCACACCAGAGGTTAGTAAAGAATGGATAGGTTGGCTGAAAGACCTGACCCACCTGGACTCTATCGCATTTCAGCGATGCTACAAGACAGGAGACGTTGCCGCGGCAGAACTGCACCATTTCAGTGATGCAAGCGAAGCTGGATACGGAGCCTGCTCATACGTCAGGCTGAAGCACACAGACTCAACTGTAACTTGTAACCTCGTATTTTCAAAAGCCAGAGTGGCCCCACTGAAGCAGCCAACAACTATACCTCGTCTAGAACTTCAAGGAGCTGTAACAGCCTCAAAGATTGCCAGTGTGGTGCGCAAAGAGCTCAAGATGGAAATAAGCAAGGAAGTATTTTGGACAGACTCTCTTATAACTCTGGGATATATTAGAAATGAAAACAAGCGCTTCCATACATATGTGACAAACCGAGTTACTCAGATCAGAAACATAACAGAGGTGGAACAGTGGCAACATGTACGCTCAAAAGACAATCCCGCAGACTGGGCATCAAGAGGATGCTccacaaaagattttgttgaggAGTCCACATGGACTAAGGGACCAGACTTTCTACATGAACCGTGTATTCAGCGATACATTAAAGAGAACAGCGTCAATGTAACAGTGGATGACCACGATAAGGAGGTGCGAATGATGAAAACCTTCTCGGCTCAGACCACCATCAATCTGGCCAGCAGATATGATCGCTACAGCAATATGGAACAACTTGTGAAAAGCATAGCAATTTTAAAGGGCTGCGTAAGACAGAAAGCATGGAGACAACCAGAAATATCTGTCACAGACTTAGAAAATGCAGAGAAATTCATAGTAAGTCAAGTACAGAAGTTGGCCTATCCGAAGGGGGAGAAAGAAGCAGGGATCTCGTCACTCTCTCCATTCACAGAAGAAGGAATACTGCGCGTAGGTGGGAGAGCAACCAATGCCTCCAACTGGAGCCATGACTATAAACATCCAGTAATAATTCCAAAACATACTCACATTGCAAGACTGATTATAGCCAGGGAACACGACAAGATTCAGCACCTAGGATACCGCTCAACGCTGTGCGCTATCAGAGAAGCAGGGTACTGGTTGGTAAATGGACCAGGAGCAGTAAAGAAACACCTACGTGATTGCATACTGTGCAAGAGACTGAGAAAGACACCTATGAAACAACAAATGGGCAACCTACCAAAGGAGCGACTCGAACTTACGGCACCATTCACCCATGTAGGAATGGATGTTTTCGGCCCATTCCATGTGAAGGACTACCGTACGGAGAGGAAACGCTGGGGACTAGTGGTCACCTGCCTCTATTCTCGGGCTGTTCATATTGAAATGCTCGACCAGATGACAACGGATTGTCTGATACTCGCACTTCGTAATTTCATGGCTATACGCGGACCGGTTCGAACAATCATATGTGACAACGGTACAAATTTTGTTGGGATGAAGAACGAAATGGAAAGGCAGCTCAATCTAGCTGACAAAAAGGTTGACGACTATCTTCAACGTAGCAGGATTACCATGAAGTTTAATCCTCCTAAAGCAAGCCACCATGGAGGAGTCACAGAACGCATGATTAGGTCGATCCGCGCAGTCATGAATGGCTTGAATGTGAAGTACAGAATGGACTCTACTACTCTAAGAACTGTTTTTAGTGAGGTCGCCAACGTTGTGAACAACAGACCGCTGACTGGAACAGTCATCGAAGACCCAGATGAGGGAATAATGACCCCGAATATTCTACTGACTGGCAAAGAGCAGCTCTCAGCACCACCCCCAGGAGACTTTCCTGAAGAGGATGTGTACTCCAGAAAACGGTGGATCGTTACTCAGGCAGTGACAGAAGCCTTTTGGAAAGCCTGGAAAACGGAATATCTTAGTCTCATAACCCAACGACAAAGATGGACTGCGAAAGTCAAAAATATCAAAGCGGGAGATGTTGTTCTACTTTGGGATGACAGTGTGGACCGAAACGACTGGAAGATAGGGAGAGTCACTAATGTCAAACCTGGATCTGATGGACTGGTGCGCAGAGCAGAGGTTACTCTTGGGAACCACATGCTAGACAAGAAAGGGAAACCTATCAAGCCGGCTACAAGGCTGATCAGATCAGTAAACAAGCTGGTCTTGCTGGTAGAAGCCTAG